One genomic region from Listeria monocytogenes encodes:
- a CDS encoding YceD family protein: MKWSISQLKKYRDSNFTINEKADLKKFFQENNIDVRDASPVQVTGELIVHPEEVTANLTMRGEWTLPCARTLEDVIYPYEVHATETFVKSKEQVLDESWHVMEQDMVDLTPVVEELLLVEIPMQVFSEDALEMSNLPRGKEWEMKTEEGNLLEQIAKEPKVDPRLAGLANFFDEKKED, from the coding sequence ATGAAATGGTCTATCAGTCAATTGAAAAAATATCGTGACAGCAACTTCACGATTAATGAAAAAGCTGACCTAAAAAAGTTCTTTCAAGAGAACAATATAGACGTTCGTGATGCAAGCCCCGTACAAGTAACTGGGGAACTTATTGTACACCCAGAAGAAGTTACCGCTAACCTGACTATGAGAGGCGAGTGGACACTTCCATGTGCTCGTACGCTTGAGGATGTTATTTATCCTTATGAAGTGCATGCGACGGAAACCTTTGTGAAATCCAAAGAACAAGTTCTAGATGAATCTTGGCATGTGATGGAACAGGATATGGTCGATTTAACCCCTGTAGTAGAAGAACTTTTACTTGTTGAAATTCCGATGCAAGTTTTCAGTGAAGACGCACTCGAAATGAGTAACCTTCCACGAGGCAAAGAATGGGAAATGAAAACAGAAGAAGGCAATCTACTAGAACAAATAGCAAAAGAACCAAAAGTGGATCCTCGTCTTGCGGGATTAGCCAATTTTTTCGATGAGAAAAAAGAAGACTAA
- a CDS encoding SgrR family transcriptional regulator, translated as MDKDYFTMRAHLYNITTDLEVPFKLNDVANIWFCTTKNAKRKLQQYQAKKMLTYLPGLGRGNVSRIIFPKQLELEVLDVLEQSLAEDAFSNILFLLQLPIPKSWFTSISTEIQQMFGLQVTENQQEVLRSIVRRKLTTLDPLQTSVSMEAFLITQISDSLVKYDEKKKRIIPHIAHHWKVSDDFTEWTFYLRKSVLFHHGRTLDSEDVKYTLMRSMQAESVSFWQLQDIQSIYCPNKFTLSIQLKKTDPFFIRYLCTANMAILPRDIIFDEYKWISTGPFRVAERNDERLILEAFDGYFLERPILDRVEFWTVQTGNNLKTIPMQFTSVDYEENPAYVERRKPGVGVNFICFNTHRNGTPQHPAFREAIYHLIDCQKASDQHFENYGTVASNYYPEKSLPPKKHPEKITTLLKTANYQGEKVVFGTTQHPTAVKESKWIQEQAVKFGINLERKIISHQEASYSNVPAEETDFMMMGEIPASDDEMAYLDFLNNPYLLPQQLFNQVIIKELTEKLVAFKKEKDASKRDALQTSIDSWLTENHYLIYLHHPEKSQSLHSMIKGIAENPYGYFDLSKVWIETSPLKTLKPDYKQSHRGKAPHTIKQK; from the coding sequence ATGGATAAAGATTATTTCACTATGCGCGCGCATTTATACAATATAACTACCGATTTAGAAGTGCCTTTCAAATTAAATGATGTGGCAAATATTTGGTTTTGTACGACTAAAAATGCCAAGCGTAAATTGCAACAATATCAGGCGAAAAAAATGCTTACTTATCTTCCTGGATTAGGCCGTGGAAATGTTTCACGGATTATTTTCCCTAAACAGTTAGAACTAGAGGTTCTTGACGTTTTGGAACAAAGTTTGGCTGAAGATGCATTTAGCAATATTTTATTTTTGCTACAATTGCCTATCCCTAAAAGCTGGTTCACAAGTATTTCTACCGAAATTCAACAAATGTTCGGTTTGCAAGTAACAGAGAATCAACAAGAAGTTCTGCGCTCTATCGTTCGTCGCAAGCTCACTACCTTAGATCCACTTCAAACTTCTGTATCCATGGAAGCTTTTCTCATCACCCAAATTAGTGACTCTCTCGTCAAATATGATGAAAAGAAAAAGAGAATTATACCTCATATAGCACACCACTGGAAAGTTTCTGATGATTTTACGGAATGGACATTTTATTTACGAAAAAGTGTTTTATTTCATCATGGACGCACGCTTGATAGTGAGGATGTAAAGTACACCTTGATGCGTTCTATGCAAGCAGAATCGGTTTCTTTCTGGCAATTACAGGATATTCAATCCATCTACTGTCCTAATAAATTCACGCTCTCCATTCAGTTAAAAAAAACTGACCCTTTTTTCATTCGTTATTTATGCACAGCGAATATGGCTATTTTACCGCGTGATATTATTTTTGATGAATATAAATGGATTTCTACTGGTCCCTTTCGAGTTGCAGAGCGGAATGACGAGCGCTTGATCTTAGAAGCCTTTGATGGATATTTTCTCGAGAGACCGATTCTTGATCGAGTAGAATTTTGGACCGTCCAAACTGGAAACAATTTAAAAACCATTCCAATGCAGTTCACTTCCGTTGATTACGAGGAAAATCCCGCCTATGTGGAACGTCGTAAACCTGGTGTTGGCGTTAATTTTATTTGTTTCAATACGCACCGAAATGGCACCCCGCAACATCCGGCATTTCGAGAGGCAATCTACCATCTCATCGATTGTCAAAAAGCAAGTGATCAACATTTCGAAAACTATGGTACAGTCGCATCTAACTATTACCCTGAAAAATCCCTTCCACCTAAAAAACATCCTGAGAAAATCACTACTTTATTAAAAACAGCAAACTACCAAGGTGAAAAAGTTGTTTTTGGAACTACCCAACACCCTACCGCTGTAAAAGAGTCCAAGTGGATCCAAGAGCAAGCTGTCAAATTCGGAATTAACTTAGAAAGAAAAATCATTTCGCATCAGGAAGCTTCCTATTCCAATGTTCCAGCAGAAGAAACCGACTTCATGATGATGGGAGAAATCCCAGCATCAGATGACGAAATGGCCTATTTAGATTTTTTAAATAACCCCTATCTGTTGCCGCAACAACTTTTCAATCAAGTAATTATCAAAGAACTTACGGAAAAACTGGTTGCATTTAAAAAAGAGAAAGACGCCTCCAAAAGAGACGCCTTACAAACGAGTATTGATAGCTGGCTAACAGAAAATCATTATTTAATTTACTTGCATCATCCGGAAAAAAGCCAATCGCTTCATTCAATGATAAAAGGAATTGCAGAAAATCCTTATGGTTATTTTGATTTAAGCAAAGTGTGGATTGAAACAAGCCCGCTTAAAACATTAAAACCAGACTATAAACAATCCCATAGAGGTAAAGCGCCACATACAATAAAGCAAAAATGA
- a CDS encoding SepM family pheromone-processing serine protease: MRKEWKKITAIVLLIIIIAGFFIPVPYYISKPGGTEELAPLVTVDNHPNKKDGSLSLVTIAMGKANIYTYMTAKFLPYHELEKDSEIKYENESDEEYNVRQMQMMNESKNNAIQVAYKAAGQEVKVTYDGVYVLSVKDDVPAADILHAGDLITEIDGNAFKSSQEFINYIHSKKVGDTVKINYKHGDKNEQANIKLTAIDKKGTPGIGITLVDDEKITADPTVKIDSEKIGGPSAGLMFSLEIYSRFQKNDLTDGKKIAGTGTIDPDGTVGRIGGIDQKVVAADKSGAKIFFAPNDPITEEMKKSDPSIESNYDTAFKTAKDIDTNMKIVPVKTFQDAVDYLKKLQ, translated from the coding sequence ATGCGTAAAGAGTGGAAAAAAATAACGGCGATAGTGCTGTTAATTATTATTATAGCGGGCTTTTTTATTCCAGTTCCGTATTATATTTCAAAACCTGGTGGGACCGAAGAACTTGCACCACTCGTTACGGTTGATAACCATCCAAATAAAAAAGACGGTTCGCTCAGTCTAGTGACGATTGCAATGGGAAAAGCAAATATTTATACATATATGACCGCTAAATTTTTGCCATACCATGAGCTAGAAAAAGATAGCGAGATCAAATACGAGAATGAAAGCGACGAAGAATACAATGTTCGCCAAATGCAAATGATGAATGAATCCAAAAATAATGCCATTCAAGTGGCTTATAAAGCAGCTGGACAAGAAGTCAAAGTTACTTATGATGGCGTATACGTATTAAGCGTAAAAGACGACGTTCCAGCAGCGGATATCCTTCACGCTGGCGACCTAATCACAGAAATTGATGGGAATGCGTTTAAATCAAGCCAAGAATTTATTAATTATATCCATAGCAAAAAAGTGGGAGATACTGTCAAAATTAACTACAAACACGGAGACAAAAATGAACAAGCCAACATCAAACTAACAGCTATTGATAAAAAAGGTACTCCAGGAATCGGTATCACGCTTGTGGATGATGAAAAAATCACCGCAGATCCAACCGTGAAAATCGACTCTGAAAAAATCGGCGGACCTTCTGCTGGTTTAATGTTTAGTTTAGAAATTTACAGTCGTTTCCAAAAAAATGATCTTACAGATGGCAAAAAAATCGCCGGAACTGGTACGATTGATCCGGATGGAACCGTGGGTAGAATCGGCGGAATTGATCAAAAGGTTGTTGCAGCAGATAAAAGTGGCGCGAAGATTTTCTTTGCTCCAAATGATCCAATCACTGAAGAAATGAAAAAAAGCGATCCAAGTATCGAAAGTAATTACGATACAGCATTCAAAACAGCGAAAGACATTGACACCAACATGAAAATCGTTCCAGTTAAAACTTTCCAAGATGCTGTGGATTATTTAAAAAAACTACAATAA
- a CDS encoding 2-dehydropantoate 2-reductase, which yields MANQLKVGIIGAGAMGLLYAANFADTSELTLFTRRKEQSDLLNQKGLSLKDNSELKNIHIQATVITDAEKLSEQELLIIAVKQYSLKTILPLLRSIPEQVPLLFIQNGAAHLDSMPLLGNKRTILLGISEHGAGREDDTTVIWRGHGRTKYSIYQGELNEAVIKILDSNPDFPVEKHASYLDIINEKLFINAVINPLTAVLQVQNGKLLENKEWHELLKTIVKEIQTVLPVENALEKVEVICQVTATNFSSMALDRMNNRMTEIDGIVLPILEKGESLPTLHALYHLIKGLEGESDV from the coding sequence ATGGCGAACCAACTAAAAGTAGGAATTATTGGAGCAGGAGCGATGGGGCTTTTATACGCAGCAAATTTTGCTGATACATCTGAGCTCACTCTTTTTACGCGGAGAAAAGAACAAAGCGATTTATTAAATCAAAAAGGACTTTCTTTAAAAGATAATTCCGAATTAAAAAATATACATATACAAGCCACAGTAATAACAGATGCTGAAAAGTTATCAGAACAAGAATTATTAATTATCGCAGTTAAACAATACTCACTAAAAACCATTTTGCCACTGTTACGGTCGATACCTGAACAAGTGCCGTTATTATTCATCCAAAACGGAGCGGCGCATTTAGATAGCATGCCGCTACTCGGTAATAAACGAACTATTTTGCTAGGTATTAGCGAACACGGGGCGGGGCGGGAAGATGATACAACAGTCATTTGGCGTGGTCATGGCCGAACAAAGTATAGTATTTACCAAGGCGAGTTAAATGAGGCTGTAATAAAAATATTAGATTCAAATCCAGATTTTCCAGTTGAAAAGCATGCTAGTTACTTAGACATTATAAATGAAAAATTATTTATTAATGCAGTAATTAATCCACTCACAGCTGTTCTTCAAGTCCAAAATGGAAAGCTTCTTGAAAATAAAGAATGGCATGAATTATTAAAGACGATTGTAAAAGAAATACAAACGGTTTTGCCAGTAGAAAATGCTTTAGAAAAAGTGGAAGTAATCTGCCAAGTGACAGCTACTAATTTTTCTTCGATGGCTCTTGACCGAATGAATAATCGAATGACAGAAATTGATGGAATCGTGCTGCCAATTTTAGAAAAAGGGGAGTCACTTCCTACGCTTCATGCGTTATATCATCTAATTAAAGGGTTGGAAGGAGAAAGTGATGTTTGA
- a CDS encoding MDR family MFS transporter, producing MFRELHPNIRARILIQFLSKVIGSMIFPFMAIYFSMEINSSVAGFLLMINVLAQFLAGMYGGHLADIIGRKKLMVTGELLKVFAFLGMVLCNSPMFHSPWITFVMLLIIGVAQGLINPAGEAMLIDVSTPENRSFMYSVSYWANNLSIMIGIMVGGWFFVDYLFPLLVVLFIMSFVTAWLTISLISETLQQKALPQKGSYGLMGMLKNYGQVLHDYRFLLYTIGGIAIMSIEFQRSNYISVRLAEDVKVLLVHLGPLGNISLNGVQIVSVLTAVNTLFIVLFTVPIARFVTKRAQQPIMYVGFTLFALGFAVCAFANNLAVLLLATMVLSIGELLYVPTRQTILAAIVDDDKRGAYMAFNGIIFQIGKMIGSVSLVFAPFIGKYGMGAFTIILGILSIVFSAVALKSGWEKVLVK from the coding sequence ATGTTTAGAGAGTTACACCCGAATATTCGCGCACGGATATTAATTCAGTTTTTGAGTAAAGTAATTGGTTCAATGATTTTTCCTTTTATGGCAATTTATTTTTCAATGGAGATTAATAGTAGTGTCGCTGGCTTTCTCTTGATGATTAATGTATTAGCGCAATTTCTTGCTGGCATGTACGGTGGACATCTAGCGGATATTATTGGACGTAAGAAATTAATGGTCACCGGAGAACTGCTTAAAGTGTTTGCGTTTCTTGGGATGGTGCTATGCAATTCTCCCATGTTTCATTCTCCGTGGATAACTTTTGTAATGTTACTTATTATTGGGGTAGCTCAGGGGTTGATTAATCCAGCTGGAGAAGCGATGTTGATTGATGTAAGTACCCCAGAGAACCGTTCATTTATGTATTCCGTTAGTTATTGGGCGAATAATTTATCGATCATGATTGGAATTATGGTGGGGGGGTGGTTTTTTGTAGATTATCTGTTTCCGCTATTAGTTGTCCTTTTTATCATGTCATTTGTTACGGCGTGGCTTACTATAAGCTTAATTTCCGAGACGTTACAGCAAAAAGCATTGCCTCAAAAAGGGTCATATGGACTAATGGGAATGCTTAAAAATTATGGACAAGTATTACATGATTATCGTTTTCTTCTATATACTATTGGTGGAATTGCTATCATGTCGATTGAGTTTCAACGGAGCAACTACATTTCGGTTCGTTTAGCAGAAGATGTGAAAGTGTTACTTGTGCATTTGGGGCCACTTGGAAATATTTCGCTCAATGGAGTACAAATAGTGAGTGTGTTAACTGCTGTGAATACTTTATTTATTGTACTTTTTACCGTACCAATTGCGAGATTTGTGACTAAAAGGGCGCAGCAACCTATTATGTATGTAGGGTTTACTTTGTTTGCACTTGGGTTTGCAGTTTGCGCCTTCGCAAATAATCTAGCTGTTTTACTTTTGGCAACGATGGTGCTTTCGATTGGTGAATTACTTTATGTACCAACACGCCAAACTATTTTAGCGGCAATTGTTGATGATGACAAGCGTGGGGCCTACATGGCGTTTAATGGTATTATTTTCCAAATTGGTAAAATGATTGGTTCTGTAAGTTTAGTATTTGCACCATTTATTGGCAAATATGGCATGGGAGCTTTCACGATTATTCTTGGTATTTTAAGTATAGTGTTCTCAGCGGTGGCATTAAAATCTGGTTGGGAAAAAGTGTTAGTAAAATGA
- a CDS encoding ATP-binding cassette domain-containing protein — translation MVQEYIRLRGARENNLQNISLDIPKRKITIFTGVSGSGKSSIVFETIATESQRQLNETYSAYLRNFLPKYTQPDADSIENLSTSVIIDQKRLGGNSRSTLGTITDINSILRLLFSRVGKPSIGTANLFSFNDPAGMCPDCHGVGQKVSVDLVKLLDPNKSLKEGAILFPTFSVDSWYWNSYAYSGFFDVNKKIKDYTDEEYDMLLHGKDIKVFLETPMGSMNATYEGLIPKFNRLYIQKEGEMSASTKKRVDKFTHIAPCTTCEGTRLSAQALSCKINGANIADFTAMQLDELKDMIARIDDPIAAPMVKSVTERLQHLIDIGLGYMTLDRQTASLSGGESQRVKMIRHLNSSLTDLLYIFDEPSIGLHPRDVHRLNELLVKLRDKGNTILVVEHDPDVIKIADHVVDVGPHAGKHGGEIQFVGSYTDLLKSDTLTGQFLNRHLPINSKPRQPKGFLTTEKSSRFNLKNIQANIPKEVLTVITGVAGSGKSTLIHSVFLKEYPDAIVIDQSAAHANIRSNPATYTGIMDPIRKAFGKENDVSPSLFSYNSKGACENCKGLGFTTMDLAFMDSIRTPCEVCHGKRFQDSVLQYKLNGKSISDVLELTVSEALDFFTDKKILKKIEAMEEVGIGYVTLGQALSTLSGGECQRLKLANELHKKGSIYIMDEPTTGLHMSDIEHILTIIHSLVNKGNTVIVIEHNVDIIRNADWIIDLGPEGGSAGGQIIFEGAPLDLLENKQSLTAKYL, via the coding sequence ATGGTACAAGAATATATTCGATTAAGAGGAGCGCGTGAAAACAATCTCCAAAATATTTCGCTAGATATCCCCAAACGAAAAATCACTATTTTTACTGGTGTATCTGGTTCCGGGAAATCTTCTATTGTATTTGAAACTATTGCCACGGAATCGCAAAGACAGTTAAACGAAACATACAGCGCCTATCTTCGTAATTTCCTTCCGAAGTATACGCAGCCGGACGCAGATTCAATTGAAAACCTCTCCACCTCTGTTATTATTGATCAAAAACGACTTGGCGGTAATTCCCGCTCCACCCTTGGTACCATTACGGATATTAATTCGATTTTGCGATTACTTTTCTCGCGTGTCGGCAAGCCTAGTATCGGGACAGCAAATTTATTTTCTTTTAACGACCCTGCTGGTATGTGTCCTGATTGTCACGGTGTTGGTCAAAAAGTTTCGGTTGATTTAGTCAAATTACTTGATCCAAATAAATCGCTCAAAGAAGGCGCCATCTTATTTCCGACGTTTTCGGTAGATTCATGGTACTGGAATTCCTATGCTTATTCCGGCTTTTTTGATGTGAATAAAAAAATAAAAGATTATACTGACGAAGAATACGATATGTTGTTACATGGGAAAGATATTAAAGTTTTCCTAGAAACACCCATGGGAAGCATGAACGCTACATATGAAGGGTTGATTCCAAAATTCAATCGTTTGTATATTCAAAAAGAAGGCGAAATGTCTGCCTCTACTAAAAAACGCGTGGATAAATTCACCCATATTGCGCCTTGTACAACATGTGAAGGCACGAGACTTTCCGCACAAGCATTATCTTGTAAAATAAATGGCGCAAATATCGCCGACTTCACAGCGATGCAATTAGATGAATTAAAAGATATGATTGCGCGTATTGATGACCCTATCGCTGCTCCAATGGTCAAAAGTGTCACAGAGCGATTGCAACATTTGATTGATATTGGTCTTGGTTATATGACACTTGACCGCCAAACTGCTTCTCTTTCTGGTGGTGAATCGCAACGTGTCAAGATGATTCGTCATTTGAATAGTAGCTTGACTGATCTGCTTTACATTTTCGATGAACCGAGTATTGGTCTTCATCCACGGGATGTTCATCGCCTAAATGAATTACTTGTAAAATTGCGAGACAAAGGCAATACGATTCTCGTTGTGGAACATGACCCAGATGTGATCAAAATTGCCGACCATGTTGTCGATGTCGGTCCGCACGCAGGGAAACATGGCGGTGAGATTCAGTTCGTCGGAAGTTACACAGATTTGCTGAAATCGGACACATTGACTGGTCAGTTCCTCAATCGCCATTTACCGATCAATAGCAAACCACGACAACCAAAAGGCTTTTTAACAACAGAAAAAAGTAGTCGTTTCAATTTAAAAAACATTCAAGCCAACATTCCAAAAGAAGTCCTTACCGTGATAACTGGCGTGGCTGGTTCAGGTAAGAGCACCTTGATTCATTCTGTTTTTCTAAAAGAATATCCAGACGCAATAGTGATTGACCAATCAGCCGCACATGCCAATATCCGCTCCAATCCCGCCACCTATACCGGCATAATGGACCCAATTCGAAAAGCATTTGGAAAAGAAAATGATGTTAGTCCATCGCTCTTTAGTTACAATTCCAAAGGCGCTTGCGAAAACTGTAAAGGACTTGGTTTCACGACAATGGATTTGGCTTTTATGGATTCGATTCGTACACCTTGCGAAGTCTGCCATGGCAAGCGATTCCAGGATTCTGTTTTGCAATATAAACTGAATGGTAAATCCATTAGTGATGTGTTAGAGCTAACTGTCTCAGAAGCACTCGATTTCTTTACGGACAAAAAAATCTTGAAGAAAATTGAGGCAATGGAAGAAGTAGGAATTGGTTATGTCACGCTTGGCCAAGCACTTAGCACCTTATCAGGCGGGGAATGCCAACGTTTAAAACTCGCCAATGAGCTTCATAAAAAAGGATCGATTTATATCATGGATGAACCTACAACTGGTCTTCATATGTCAGACATCGAACATATTTTGACGATCATTCACTCACTTGTAAATAAAGGAAATACGGTTATTGTGATAGAACATAATGTCGATATTATTCGAAATGCTGACTGGATTATTGACCTTGGTCCTGAAGGCGGAAGTGCTGGTGGACAAATTATCTTCGAAGGCGCTCCTCTTGATTTACTTGAAAATAAACAATCATTAACTGCCAAATATCTTTAA
- a CDS encoding DUF3397 domain-containing protein, which translates to MFDWLTNSTAIIIILPVVVFILTMFFSSFKLKKSQRRIMLAADLSTIFLIIAVHFFMIVLFNRSFLLYILLFLFILGIVIVVTAAKKEGEIQFRKILRGYWRLCFFIFALLYVALYLYGIVYSLVLMF; encoded by the coding sequence ATGTTTGATTGGTTAACTAATTCAACAGCAATAATTATTATTTTACCAGTTGTGGTATTTATTTTGACGATGTTTTTTTCCAGTTTCAAACTGAAGAAAAGCCAGCGGAGAATTATGTTAGCCGCTGACTTATCTACTATTTTCTTGATTATTGCTGTTCATTTTTTCATGATTGTGCTATTTAATCGCTCGTTCTTATTATATATTTTATTATTTTTATTTATTTTAGGTATTGTAATTGTTGTTACGGCTGCAAAGAAAGAAGGCGAGATTCAATTCCGAAAAATCCTTCGTGGATACTGGCGCCTGTGCTTCTTCATTTTTGCTTTATTGTATGTGGCGCTTTACCTCTATGGGATTGTTTATAGTCTGGTTTTAATGTTTTAA
- a CDS encoding nucleotidyltransferase, protein MKATGIVVEYNPFHNGHKLHLNKARELTQADVVIAVMSGSFVQRGEPAIIPKWERAKMALSAGVDMVVELPVSFATQHATIFAEEAVRILDAIHIDTLFFGSEHGVAEDFTLAAKKVVENEAHFNETIQLALVDKKTSYARAYTETFKKLFGADLLDVSKPNNILGFHYALAVQKQNPSISLQTIPREHAEYHDEEASHDQIASATAIRKLILAGELEEASHYLPASSIDILRNYEGPFLSWKDYWSFLQYRLIQAGSEELEGIRGVSEGIQNRMQQAATKAQNFSDFIELTKTKRYSNARLQRTALQILLNARSQTSSPYIRILGMNKTGQQYLSLHKKNISLPIVTTVSKAPAGLLEEELRATNIYTLAKGLENYQAGDFHIPPILTL, encoded by the coding sequence ATGAAAGCAACTGGAATTGTGGTGGAATATAACCCTTTTCATAATGGGCACAAACTACATTTAAATAAAGCGCGCGAGTTAACTCAAGCAGATGTGGTGATTGCGGTAATGAGTGGCTCGTTTGTACAGCGCGGCGAACCAGCAATTATTCCAAAATGGGAACGTGCGAAGATGGCGCTCTCGGCTGGTGTTGACATGGTTGTTGAACTCCCTGTCTCGTTCGCGACACAGCATGCGACGATTTTTGCAGAAGAAGCAGTTCGTATTTTAGATGCCATTCATATAGATACGCTGTTTTTTGGCAGTGAACATGGAGTTGCGGAAGATTTTACACTCGCGGCGAAAAAAGTAGTCGAAAACGAAGCCCATTTCAATGAGACAATTCAGCTTGCGTTAGTTGATAAGAAAACTTCTTATGCGAGAGCTTATACGGAAACTTTTAAAAAGTTATTCGGCGCAGACTTGTTAGATGTTTCTAAACCAAATAACATTCTCGGTTTCCACTACGCGCTTGCCGTCCAGAAACAAAACCCGTCCATTTCCCTTCAAACCATTCCTCGTGAACATGCAGAATACCATGACGAGGAAGCGAGCCATGACCAAATCGCAAGTGCGACCGCGATTCGAAAATTAATACTTGCTGGGGAGTTAGAAGAAGCTAGCCACTATCTCCCTGCTTCTTCTATAGATATTTTACGCAATTATGAGGGGCCATTTTTATCGTGGAAAGATTATTGGTCATTCCTGCAATATCGGTTAATTCAAGCCGGCTCAGAAGAACTGGAAGGAATTCGCGGCGTTAGTGAAGGAATTCAAAACCGGATGCAGCAAGCAGCGACTAAAGCGCAAAACTTCTCTGATTTTATAGAATTAACCAAAACAAAGCGATACAGTAATGCACGATTACAACGAACGGCTTTACAAATTTTATTAAATGCAAGGAGTCAAACTAGCTCCCCTTACATCCGAATACTCGGCATGAATAAAACGGGGCAACAATATTTATCGCTTCATAAGAAAAATATTTCTCTTCCTATTGTTACGACTGTTTCCAAAGCACCAGCTGGGCTTTTAGAGGAGGAATTACGTGCGACAAACATTTATACGCTGGCAAAAGGACTGGAAAATTATCAAGCTGGCGACTTTCATATTCCACCAATTTTAACCTTGTAA
- the mraZ gene encoding division/cell wall cluster transcriptional repressor MraZ, producing the protein MFMGEYQHNIDIKGRLIVPAKFRELLGDNFVITRGLDKCLFAYPQEEWKKLEEKLQTLPLTKKDARSFTRFFFSGASECELDKQGRINIPSNLLQYADLEKETVIIGVSSRIEIWSKSEWDDVFNEAEESFADLAENMIGFDI; encoded by the coding sequence ATGTTCATGGGAGAATATCAACACAACATCGATATAAAGGGCAGATTAATTGTGCCAGCTAAATTCCGTGAGCTTTTGGGGGATAATTTTGTTATAACCCGAGGACTTGATAAGTGTTTATTTGCTTATCCACAAGAGGAATGGAAAAAGCTTGAAGAAAAGCTCCAAACCTTACCACTTACTAAGAAAGATGCTCGTTCCTTTACACGTTTCTTCTTTTCCGGTGCGTCTGAATGTGAACTAGACAAACAAGGTCGGATTAATATTCCATCCAACTTACTACAGTATGCGGATTTGGAAAAAGAAACAGTAATTATTGGAGTTTCAAGTCGTATTGAGATTTGGAGTAAATCAGAGTGGGATGATGTCTTTAATGAGGCAGAAGAATCTTTTGCTGATTTAGCCGAAAATATGATTGGCTTTGATATTTAA
- the rpmF gene encoding 50S ribosomal protein L32 — protein sequence MAVPFRRTSKAKKRKRRTHVKLQLPGMNECSNCGEYRLSHHVCPECGQYDGKDVANS from the coding sequence ATGGCAGTACCTTTTAGAAGAACTTCAAAAGCCAAAAAGCGTAAGCGTCGTACACACGTTAAACTTCAACTTCCGGGCATGAACGAATGCTCGAATTGCGGCGAATACAGACTTTCCCATCACGTATGCCCAGAATGTGGACAATATGATGGCAAAGATGTAGCAAACAGCTAA